The Bacteroidota bacterium genome window below encodes:
- a CDS encoding RNA polymerase sigma factor RpoD/SigA, with the protein MRQLKITKSITNRESQSLEKYLQEIGREELITAEEEVRLARKIKEGDQNALDRLTKANLRFVVSVAKQYQNQGLSLPDLINEGNLGLIKAAKRFDETRGFKFISYAVWWIRQSILQALAEQSRIVRLPLNQVGSLNKISKAYSKLEQEFEREPSPEELAKILDIPTEKIADTMRVSGKHVSMDAPFVQGEDNSLIDVLENADSPRADGLLMNESLQKEIDRSLSTLTEREREVIRLFFGIGMPHGLTLEEIGAKFDLTRERVRQIKEKAIRRLRHKSRSRLLKAYLG; encoded by the coding sequence ATGCGTCAGCTCAAAATAACCAAATCGATCACTAACAGAGAAAGTCAGTCTCTGGAGAAATATTTACAAGAAATTGGCCGTGAAGAGCTTATTACCGCAGAAGAAGAAGTTCGGTTAGCACGTAAAATTAAAGAAGGTGATCAGAATGCACTTGATCGTCTTACTAAAGCCAACCTGCGTTTCGTTGTATCTGTTGCAAAGCAGTACCAGAATCAAGGTCTCTCTTTACCCGATCTTATTAATGAAGGAAATTTAGGACTGATCAAAGCAGCAAAACGTTTTGATGAGACTCGTGGTTTCAAATTCATTTCTTATGCAGTTTGGTGGATCCGTCAAAGTATCCTTCAGGCATTAGCTGAACAATCCAGAATTGTTCGTCTTCCGCTTAACCAGGTTGGGTCACTTAATAAAATTTCAAAAGCATATTCTAAACTTGAACAGGAATTCGAACGCGAACCTTCTCCGGAAGAATTAGCGAAGATCCTGGATATTCCAACTGAAAAGATCGCCGACACTATGCGTGTAAGTGGTAAACACGTTTCAATGGATGCTCCCTTCGTTCAAGGTGAAGATAACAGTCTGATCGACGTATTGGAGAATGCAGATTCTCCGCGTGCAGATGGTCTGTTAATGAATGAGTCTCTTCAAAAAGAAATTGACCGTTCTTTAAGTACACTTACTGAACGCGAACGTGAAGTGATCCGGTTATTTTTTGGAATTGGAATGCCACATGGACTTACTCTTGAAGAAATCGGAGCAAAATTCGATCTTACACGTGAGAGAGTTCGCCAGATCAAAGAAAAAGCAATTCGTCGCTTACGTCATAAATCAAGAAGCAGATTATTAAAAGCGTATCTTGGATAA
- a CDS encoding glyceraldehyde-3-phosphate dehydrogenase, translating into MSTEALKNQSNVNHKDNYENELADWIQQEKSAIALIHVAGTLWFDKSVELVLFRNQLVDRSASEILNLHQYSKQMVNRPINVIDTLALAKEMNKVDLAPSRIDIGKLAAEWVSERKNYKTTEDFIGDKLKDFIGKGKRVMVPKDVVLYGFGRIGRILMRELISQAGKGEQLRLRAVVTRNNSDEDIAKRADLLRNDSVHGAFPGTVIEDFANKALIVNGHSVQMIAANDPGAIDYTSYGINNALIIDNTGVSRDREGLSKHLNSKGASKVLLTAPGKGDVPNVVYGVNEESFDHQSETIFSAASCTTNAIVPVLAVIEKALGIEKGHIETIHSYTNDQNLLDNYHKKYRRGRSAALNMVITETGADKAVAKVLPPLAGKLTGNAVRVPTPDVSLAILNLTVKKETSKDGVNEILKNAALNGPLVEQIQYSVSNELVSTDLVGNPCASIVDSPATIVSKDNKSLVLYVWYDNEYGYSRQVVRYAKYLADVIRLRYY; encoded by the coding sequence ATGTCAACTGAGGCACTAAAAAATCAATCAAACGTCAATCACAAAGACAATTACGAAAACGAACTGGCAGACTGGATCCAGCAGGAGAAATCTGCAATTGCGTTGATACACGTTGCAGGAACATTGTGGTTTGATAAATCAGTAGAACTTGTTCTTTTCAGAAATCAACTCGTTGACAGAAGCGCCAGCGAAATTTTGAATCTGCATCAGTACAGCAAACAAATGGTCAACAGACCGATCAATGTTATCGATACACTTGCTCTGGCAAAAGAGATGAACAAGGTAGACCTTGCTCCTTCCCGCATCGACATTGGCAAACTTGCTGCTGAATGGGTTTCAGAAAGAAAAAATTATAAGACCACAGAAGATTTTATCGGCGATAAATTAAAGGACTTCATCGGAAAAGGTAAACGGGTTATGGTACCTAAAGATGTTGTGTTATATGGTTTCGGTAGGATCGGTCGGATCTTAATGCGTGAATTGATTTCTCAGGCAGGAAAAGGAGAACAACTTCGCCTCCGCGCTGTAGTTACCCGTAATAACAGTGATGAAGATATTGCAAAACGTGCCGATCTTCTTCGCAATGATTCAGTTCATGGGGCTTTCCCCGGAACGGTTATTGAAGATTTTGCAAATAAAGCATTGATCGTAAACGGACATTCAGTTCAGATGATCGCTGCTAATGATCCGGGAGCAATTGATTATACATCGTATGGTATCAATAATGCATTGATCATTGACAACACAGGAGTTTCACGTGATCGTGAAGGTCTTAGTAAACATTTAAATTCAAAAGGTGCGAGTAAGGTTTTACTTACAGCTCCCGGCAAAGGCGATGTTCCGAATGTTGTTTATGGTGTGAATGAAGAAAGCTTCGATCATCAGTCAGAAACTATTTTCTCAGCAGCCAGCTGTACTACGAATGCAATTGTACCGGTATTAGCTGTTATTGAAAAAGCACTGGGAATTGAAAAAGGACATATTGAAACAATTCACTCTTATACAAACGATCAGAATCTCCTTGATAACTATCACAAGAAATATCGTCGTGGAAGATCTGCTGCTTTGAATATGGTTATCACTGAAACGGGAGCAGATAAAGCTGTTGCAAAAGTTCTTCCTCCGCTTGCAGGTAAATTGACAGGTAATGCAGTGCGTGTACCAACTCCTGATGTATCGCTTGCTATCCTGAACCTGACAGTAAAAAAAGAAACAAGTAAAGACGGAGTAAATGAAATTCTGAAAAACGCTGCTCTTAATGGACCATTGGTTGAACAAATTCAATATTCAGTTTCAAACGAATTAGTTTCAACTGACCTTGTCGGAAATCCTTGCGCTTCTATAGTAGATAGTCCTGCTACAATTGTTTCCAAGGACAACAAGAGTCTGGTTCTTTATGTATGGTATGATAATGAATATGGTTACTCTCGTCAGGTTGTTAGATATGCGAAGTATCTGGCGGATGTGATTCGACTTAGATATTATTGA
- the mnmA gene encoding tRNA 2-thiouridine(34) synthase MnmA: MSSKGRVLMAMSGGIDSSVSAMILHEQGYEVVGMTMKTWDYQSSGSTKKETGCCSLDSINDARSIAVEKGFPHYIIDIREEFGNHVINDFVDEYLAGRTPNPCVRCNTHIKWEALLKRADMLDCEFIATGHYANVREVNGRYVVSKGKDEWKDQSYVLWGVSQECLSRTIFPVGKYHKSEIRQMAEDMGFHELAKKPESYEICFIPDNDYRSFLKGKVEGIEERLNDGLFVNTEGKILGKHRGYPFYTIGQRKGLEVALGDPAYVVEIKPDTNTVVLGSYDELKKQEMWVKNVNLIKYTSLDNATEVLTRIRYKDKGTMSTLEQVGDRVKVTFHNSVTAVAPGQSAVFYDGDDVIGGGFIER; this comes from the coding sequence ATGAGTTCAAAAGGTCGGGTATTGATGGCAATGAGCGGTGGAATAGATTCCTCCGTTTCTGCTATGATTTTGCATGAGCAAGGTTATGAAGTGGTGGGAATGACCATGAAAACATGGGATTATCAGTCTTCCGGAAGTACTAAAAAGGAGACTGGATGTTGTTCTTTGGATTCTATAAATGACGCCCGTTCAATAGCTGTTGAAAAAGGTTTTCCGCATTATATCATTGATATCCGTGAAGAATTCGGAAATCATGTCATTAATGATTTTGTAGATGAATATTTAGCAGGCAGAACTCCAAATCCTTGCGTACGCTGTAATACTCATATCAAATGGGAAGCACTTTTGAAACGTGCCGATATGCTCGACTGTGAATTCATAGCTACCGGACATTATGCAAACGTCCGTGAAGTGAATGGCAGGTATGTAGTAAGCAAAGGCAAGGATGAATGGAAAGATCAAAGTTATGTGCTTTGGGGCGTTAGCCAGGAATGTCTTTCGAGAACAATTTTCCCTGTAGGTAAATATCACAAATCTGAAATTCGTCAGATGGCTGAAGACATGGGATTTCATGAGCTGGCAAAAAAGCCTGAATCATATGAGATCTGCTTTATTCCTGACAATGATTATCGTTCATTTTTGAAAGGTAAGGTTGAAGGTATAGAAGAGCGGTTAAACGACGGCCTTTTTGTGAATACTGAAGGCAAGATCCTTGGAAAACATAGAGGGTATCCATTCTATACAATTGGCCAAAGAAAAGGTCTTGAGGTTGCTTTAGGTGACCCTGCTTATGTTGTTGAAATTAAGCCCGATACTAATACCGTAGTGCTTGGTTCTTATGACGAATTGAAGAAGCAGGAGATGTGGGTCAAAAATGTGAACCTTATAAAATACACTTCGTTAGACAATGCTACCGAAGTCCTTACACGCATCCGTTATAAAGACAAAGGCACAATGAGTACGCTTGAGCAAGTCGGTGACAGGGTGAAAGTAACTTTTCACAATTCTGTTACAGCAGTTGCTCCCGGACAAAGTGCTGTATTTTATGATGGAGATGATGTGATCGGCGGCGGATTTATCGAAAGATAA
- a CDS encoding toxin-antitoxin system YwqK family antitoxin, translated as MKNILIILCLLFISTTGSAQKFNIFKGDTINRTDAKGLKQGIWKKYYSNDVLFSEGVYKDGKHTGTFKTFYKSGKPQSILKFRGMSEINDAEIFSEDSGLMAKGKYIDRIKDSLWVYYDRMGKKSSEEFYIKGKKEGELKLFYPNGQLSRTVIYKKDIQNGVYKEFFMDGTPKVSGVMKNGGFEGLLTIFHPNGKVWQKGIYKNGLKEGKWQNYSENGVLESEDEYKKGVWLNPSTDDKGPIEVKEPNEQ; from the coding sequence ATGAAAAACATTCTAATAATTCTATGCTTACTGTTTATCTCTACAACAGGAAGCGCGCAGAAGTTTAATATTTTCAAAGGCGATACGATCAACCGTACTGATGCCAAAGGTTTGAAACAAGGAATCTGGAAAAAATATTATTCTAACGATGTTCTTTTTTCAGAAGGAGTTTATAAGGATGGGAAACATACCGGTACATTCAAAACATTTTATAAAAGCGGCAAGCCACAATCGATTTTGAAATTCAGAGGAATGAGTGAGATAAATGATGCAGAGATTTTTTCAGAAGACAGTGGTCTCATGGCAAAAGGAAAATACATCGATAGAATCAAAGACAGTCTCTGGGTCTATTATGATCGTATGGGAAAAAAATCGTCAGAGGAGTTTTACATCAAAGGCAAGAAAGAAGGGGAGTTGAAATTATTTTATCCAAATGGTCAGCTTTCACGGACAGTCATTTATAAGAAGGATATTCAGAATGGAGTTTATAAAGAGTTTTTTATGGACGGTACCCCAAAGGTGAGTGGAGTAATGAAAAATGGTGGGTTTGAAGGCCTTTTAACAATTTTTCACCCTAATGGCAAGGTCTGGCAGAAAGGCATTTATAAAAATGGCTTGAAAGAAGGTAAATGGCAGAATTATTCTGAAAATGGAGTCCTGGAAAGTGAGGACGAATATAAAAAAGGTGTCTGGTTGAATCCCTCAACGGATGACAAAGGCCCAATTGAGGTTAAAGAACCCAATGAACAATAA
- a CDS encoding DUF255 domain-containing protein — protein MKKTLPLLTFLLSLFVSGYGQSAKNESINWISFEEALSRSSKEPKKIFMDIYTDWCGWCKKMDKSTFTDPVVIDYLNKHFYSVKLDAETKDTITYKAKDYTFVPAYKSNEVAAYLLNGQMGYPTSVYLDEKTDPITAVPGYYTADQLLPILKYFGEDIYKIKKWEEYQAESTK, from the coding sequence ATGAAAAAGACACTTCCCCTCCTGACGTTCCTCCTTTCACTCTTCGTAAGTGGATATGGCCAGTCGGCAAAAAACGAATCAATAAACTGGATCTCTTTTGAGGAAGCGTTGAGCAGATCTTCGAAAGAACCGAAGAAGATCTTTATGGACATTTATACTGACTGGTGTGGTTGGTGTAAGAAAATGGATAAGTCTACATTTACCGATCCGGTTGTGATCGATTATCTCAACAAACATTTTTATTCTGTGAAACTGGATGCTGAGACCAAAGACACTATTACATACAAAGCCAAAGATTACACATTTGTTCCAGCTTACAAATCAAATGAGGTAGCTGCTTATCTTTTGAACGGACAAATGGGTTATCCGACTTCAGTTTATCTGGATGAAAAAACTGATCCCATCACTGCTGTTCCCGGATATTACACAGCAGACCAGTTACTCCCGATCTTGAAATATTTTGGAGAAGACATTTACAAAATAAAAAAATGGGAAGAGTATCAGGCTGAGTCAACGAAATGA
- the cadA gene encoding cadmium-translocating P-type ATPase: protein MDEKVLLNVEGMDCANCALSITRSLQKSGFKEVTVNFATGEVLFDVIEPVKVDEAVSNIKKLGYSVVKRSDQLNQQTELSLPGNSYTVTRNKFLIALLFTIPLFLHMFVHLNILHDPYFQLICSLPVLFIGITHFGKSAYFSIRSGVPNMDVLIVIGSTAAFVYSILGMFLYPESTANYLFFETGATIVTLVLLGNLIEQKSVKQTTTALKDLASLQPSKAKIIISRNGNEVIEEIAIEEIQKNDILLFNTGDRIAVDGEIESGTGTTDESMLTGESLPVSKTAGDKITGGTVLIEGSVRMKVERTSKDSALAKIIELVKIAQNNRPDIQKLGDKISAIFVPVVLLISIVTFLVAAFVANLPLSKALLNSIAVLVISCPCAMGLATPTAVIAGIGRAAKNGILIKGGSTLEQMAKIKTIIFDKTGTLTTGKFRIKKITAESQSESEIKSILYSIESYSSHPIAKSIQSELKEFASTAIKFKTVQEDKGIGINATTESGDLYSAGSYMMVKHFISKDEHNIYLLKNNKLIATIDIEDEIKPGVRSLISKLRTLGIRSVLLSGDKKIRCEEIALECGIEEVYSEKLPHEKSKILADYMKVSPTAMFGDGINDAPALSMASVGISISNASDVAIQSSQIILLDKNDLSILLKTITISRLTYSTIKQNLFWAFFYNTVAIPFAAFGFLNPMIGALSMAFSDVIVIGNSLRLKTRKIS from the coding sequence ATGGACGAAAAAGTATTGCTTAATGTTGAAGGAATGGATTGCGCAAACTGCGCTCTTTCGATTACACGTTCCTTACAAAAATCCGGATTTAAAGAAGTCACAGTTAACTTTGCTACCGGAGAAGTTTTATTTGATGTTATTGAACCTGTTAAAGTTGATGAAGCTGTTTCCAATATAAAGAAGCTTGGATATTCAGTTGTAAAAAGATCTGATCAACTGAATCAACAGACTGAACTTAGTCTTCCCGGAAACTCTTATACTGTTACAAGAAATAAATTTCTGATTGCACTCCTTTTTACAATTCCCTTGTTCTTGCACATGTTCGTTCATCTGAACATTTTACATGACCCATATTTTCAATTAATCTGTTCTCTTCCTGTCCTCTTTATCGGAATCACACATTTTGGCAAGAGTGCTTATTTCTCCATCCGCTCCGGTGTGCCTAACATGGATGTATTAATTGTGATCGGTTCAACGGCGGCCTTCGTATATAGTATCCTTGGAATGTTTCTATATCCGGAAAGTACAGCCAACTATTTATTCTTTGAAACAGGTGCAACAATAGTAACATTGGTTTTGCTGGGAAATCTGATCGAACAAAAGTCAGTTAAGCAAACCACGACAGCTTTAAAGGACCTTGCATCACTACAACCATCTAAAGCGAAAATTATAATCTCACGAAATGGAAATGAAGTTATCGAAGAAATTGCGATCGAAGAAATCCAAAAGAACGACATTTTACTTTTCAATACCGGCGATAGAATTGCTGTTGATGGCGAAATAGAATCAGGAACCGGTACCACTGATGAATCTATGCTAACCGGTGAAAGTCTTCCTGTATCAAAAACTGCAGGCGATAAAATTACCGGAGGTACAGTCTTGATCGAAGGTTCTGTCAGAATGAAAGTTGAGCGAACAAGTAAAGATTCTGCACTCGCTAAGATCATAGAACTTGTAAAGATCGCACAAAACAACAGACCGGATATACAAAAACTCGGAGATAAGATCAGTGCTATCTTTGTGCCTGTAGTTTTACTGATCTCAATTGTTACTTTTCTGGTTGCAGCTTTCGTCGCCAACTTGCCATTATCAAAAGCTCTGCTTAACAGTATAGCTGTTCTGGTAATTTCTTGTCCATGTGCAATGGGCCTGGCAACACCTACGGCTGTGATCGCAGGAATAGGACGTGCAGCAAAAAATGGGATCCTGATCAAAGGTGGTTCAACATTGGAACAAATGGCAAAGATCAAGACCATAATTTTTGACAAGACCGGTACACTCACGACAGGTAAATTCCGTATAAAGAAAATAACTGCTGAATCACAATCTGAAAGTGAAATCAAATCTATCCTGTATTCTATCGAATCTTATTCATCACACCCGATCGCAAAATCGATTCAATCAGAGTTGAAGGAATTTGCCTCGACAGCAATAAAATTTAAAACAGTTCAGGAAGATAAAGGAATTGGAATAAATGCAACAACAGAATCCGGAGATCTGTATAGCGCAGGCTCATATATGATGGTCAAACATTTTATTTCAAAAGACGAGCATAATATATATCTGTTAAAAAACAATAAACTGATTGCAACGATTGATATTGAAGATGAAATAAAACCCGGAGTGAGAAGTTTGATTTCAAAGTTGAGAACATTGGGAATTAGAAGTGTCCTTCTTAGCGGCGATAAAAAAATCAGGTGCGAAGAAATTGCATTAGAATGCGGCATTGAAGAAGTATATTCCGAAAAACTTCCACATGAAAAGAGCAAGATCCTGGCAGACTACATGAAGGTTAGTCCAACAGCCATGTTTGGTGATGGCATCAACGATGCTCCTGCACTTTCCATGGCCAGTGTTGGTATTTCAATCAGTAATGCTTCGGATGTTGCTATTCAATCGTCACAGATTATTCTACTTGACAAAAATGATCTTTCTATTTTATTAAAAACAATTACAATCAGCCGGCTCACCTATTCTACTATCAAACAAAATCTTTTCTGGGCATTCTTTTACAATACTGTTGCCATTCCATTTGCAGCTTTCGGCTTTCTGAATCCGATGATAGGTGCTTTGTCGATGGCTTTCTCTGATGTAATTGTAATTGGCAATTCATTACGTTTGAAAACCCGGAAGATTTCATAA
- a CDS encoding glycosyltransferase produces MIAKWYPYPEDPQFGVFIQKHAEAIAIDNKVVVLFAHSIANLPVKYQFDISQKENLFEIIISFRKDESAFANLINGLRYFSAIRKGVKKGQTFFLKPDLIHAYILLRTAVVANYLSLILKVPYVVNEQWSGYATGKFSEGNFVKKALTKFLVKRSSGLVSVSNFLLDKIHACGISNENEKVIPNSIEVIANSNITNKEKVNVLLVADQVDEIKNISAVIRCVASIKDSSPDFELRIIGQGKDKEMLIEIARELGVLNSNVIFEGLKSNPEVYQYLQKSDFLVMNSRFETFSLICCEALSCGKPVLATRCGGPQEFIDDEVGVLIDVDDDVQLAKKFHFMLTHYNQFDSQKIISKVKDRFSKETVKKLYGEFYKKALGDD; encoded by the coding sequence ATGATCGCTAAGTGGTATCCTTATCCGGAGGATCCCCAGTTTGGCGTTTTCATTCAAAAACACGCAGAGGCAATTGCAATCGATAATAAAGTCGTTGTATTATTTGCTCATTCAATAGCCAATCTCCCTGTAAAGTATCAATTCGATATTTCGCAAAAAGAAAATTTGTTTGAAATAATTATTTCTTTCCGAAAGGATGAGTCAGCATTTGCAAATTTAATAAACGGCTTGCGATATTTTTCAGCGATCAGAAAAGGCGTTAAGAAAGGACAAACTTTTTTCCTGAAGCCCGATCTTATCCATGCCTACATCCTGCTCCGTACTGCTGTTGTTGCAAATTACCTGTCATTGATTTTAAAGGTACCTTATGTGGTAAATGAGCAATGGTCCGGTTACGCTACCGGTAAATTCTCCGAAGGGAATTTTGTAAAAAAAGCACTTACTAAATTCCTTGTAAAGAGATCATCCGGATTAGTAAGTGTTTCAAATTTCTTACTCGATAAAATACATGCATGTGGAATATCGAATGAAAATGAAAAAGTAATTCCTAATTCAATTGAAGTAATAGCAAATTCAAACATTACAAATAAAGAAAAAGTGAATGTTCTTCTGGTAGCTGATCAGGTTGATGAAATAAAAAATATCAGTGCAGTAATCAGATGTGTTGCTTCGATCAAAGATTCATCTCCGGATTTTGAATTGCGGATAATTGGTCAGGGAAAAGATAAAGAAATGCTGATCGAAATTGCCCGAGAGCTTGGTGTATTAAATTCGAATGTGATCTTTGAAGGCTTAAAGTCGAATCCAGAAGTTTATCAATATCTGCAGAAAAGTGATTTCCTTGTGATGAACAGCAGGTTCGAAACTTTTTCACTTATCTGCTGTGAAGCCTTGAGTTGCGGAAAACCGGTTTTAGCCACCCGTTGTGGTGGACCTCAGGAATTTATTGATGATGAAGTTGGAGTACTTATCGATGTTGATGATGATGTACAATTGGCAAAAAAATTCCACTTTATGCTTACCCATTACAACCAATTTGATAGTCAAAAGATCATTTCAAAGGTAAAGGATCGATTCAGCAAGGAAACTGTTAAAAAATTGTATGGAGAATTCTATAAAAAGGCTCTCGGTGATGATTAA
- a CDS encoding T9SS type A sorting domain-containing protein, with amino-acid sequence MKKKLLLLLTFAVSLSAQAQNSSRIPQGFRKATIPAAIKNRAVTIDARKSSIDNGIPFNQSTNPVTSPRLSVPQSNRIAGGLISEVAVGHTFYDLQTNNAISNRIVYNDDGSYSVAWTYSPFDNDLLYPLRGTGYNYSADGITWQFPGVPGFPGPNTRIENERTGFTNIVNTTSGSEFAVAHGLTAMTMTYRPVKGTGAWTTSKPWGNNTTDTWPKAIAGGNNMAYAIFQGAGVTDPPVPVLGQQGPFFFSRSTDGGVTWSPKEVLPGTDSTFYKGFGGDEYAIDARGNTVAIVLGSTITDLMLLKSTDAGLTWTKTIIYRCPIPMFDTNGMTSDTNADGVADTVMSHGGDQAVVIDENDSCHIFFSDVRWMRDSATTAGSYSYFPSTDGLEYWNESMSEGGFQLIAAAEDLNGNNVLDAPSDPTCDFPWGNYGGGITGFPSAGIDASGTLYLSYQTINELADTTTYKQAHRHVYVMTSPDKGATWTYPHNIVPMIIDNGDGENEEAVYAALPKKVGSVLSVLYQRDPAPGHALAADPSCDRSNNIYNSSLIMFAQYDIANIVGIKGISSNDLFITQAYPNPTSGMAYFNVTTKTNEDMAITVTDLLGKVVYSEIKNNVAAGITTVSLNAQDWNSGMYTYNVISGGKSATGKLIVQ; translated from the coding sequence ATGAAAAAAAAATTACTCTTATTGTTAACCTTTGCGGTTAGCTTAAGTGCGCAAGCTCAGAATTCGTCTCGGATTCCGCAAGGATTTCGTAAGGCTACTATCCCGGCTGCCATTAAAAACCGTGCTGTTACTATTGATGCAAGAAAAAGTAGTATTGATAACGGAATTCCGTTTAACCAATCGACAAACCCTGTAACAAGTCCGCGCCTTTCTGTACCTCAGTCAAACAGAATTGCAGGTGGTCTTATCAGTGAGGTTGCGGTAGGTCACACTTTTTATGATCTTCAAACAAACAATGCAATCAGTAACAGAATTGTTTATAATGATGATGGGTCTTATTCAGTTGCATGGACGTACAGTCCATTTGACAATGATTTACTTTATCCTCTTCGTGGAACTGGTTACAACTATTCTGCTGATGGTATTACTTGGCAGTTTCCGGGCGTACCGGGCTTCCCTGGTCCCAATACAAGAATTGAAAATGAGAGAACAGGTTTCACTAATATCGTGAATACAACTTCAGGATCTGAATTTGCTGTAGCTCACGGATTAACAGCTATGACTATGACTTATCGTCCTGTTAAAGGAACTGGTGCATGGACAACAAGCAAACCTTGGGGTAATAATACTACTGACACATGGCCAAAAGCTATTGCAGGTGGAAACAACATGGCGTATGCAATTTTCCAGGGAGCTGGCGTTACTGATCCTCCTGTTCCTGTATTAGGACAACAAGGACCATTCTTTTTCTCAAGATCTACAGATGGTGGAGTTACTTGGAGTCCGAAAGAAGTTCTTCCGGGTACAGACTCAACTTTCTATAAAGGTTTTGGTGGAGATGAATATGCAATTGATGCAAGAGGAAATACTGTAGCTATTGTTCTTGGTAGTACTATCACTGACCTTATGTTATTGAAGTCAACTGATGCTGGACTTACCTGGACTAAAACTATTATTTACAGATGTCCAATTCCTATGTTTGATACAAATGGTATGACATCAGATACAAATGCAGATGGCGTAGCAGATACAGTTATGTCTCATGGTGGTGATCAGGCAGTAGTGATTGATGAAAATGATTCTTGCCATATATTTTTCTCTGATGTACGTTGGATGAGAGATAGTGCAACAACAGCAGGAAGTTACTCTTATTTTCCTAGTACTGATGGATTGGAATACTGGAATGAGTCTATGAGTGAAGGTGGTTTTCAGTTAATCGCTGCAGCAGAAGATTTAAATGGTAATAATGTACTTGATGCTCCATCAGATCCGACATGTGATTTCCCATGGGGAAATTATGGTGGCGGTATCACAGGATTCCCTTCAGCGGGTATCGATGCCAGTGGAACACTTTACCTTTCATACCAAACTATCAATGAACTTGCTGATACTACAACTTATAAACAAGCACATAGACACGTCTATGTTATGACATCTCCTGATAAAGGAGCTACATGGACTTATCCACACAACATCGTTCCAATGATTATTGATAATGGTGATGGTGAAAATGAAGAAGCAGTTTATGCAGCATTACCGAAAAAAGTTGGAAGTGTTCTTTCTGTATTGTATCAACGTGACCCGGCACCGGGACATGCACTTGCAGCAGATCCATCTTGTGATCGTTCTAATAATATTTATAATTCAAGCCTTATCATGTTTGCACAATATGATATCGCAAACATCGTAGGAATTAAAGGTATTAGCTCTAATGATCTTTTCATTACTCAAGCATATCCTAATCCAACTTCAGGAATGGCGTATTTCAACGTAACAACTAAAACTAATGAAGATATGGCGATCACAGTTACTGATCTTCTAGGTAAAGTTGTTTATTCTGAAATTAAAAACAACGTTGCTGCAGGTATTACAACTGTTTCATTGAATGCACAAGACTGGAATTCCGGTATGTATACATACAATGTTATTTCAGGTGGCAAATCAGCTACAGGCAAACTAATCGTTCAGTAA
- the bshB1 gene encoding bacillithiol biosynthesis deacetylase BshB1, with translation MKLDILAFGAHPDDVELSASGTLINHIKKGYKCGIVDLTNGELGTRGTAETRKSEAEAASKIMGLHIRENLNMSDGYFLNDKTHKLEIVRMIRKYRPQIVLGNAINDRHPDHGRGSDLLTDSVFLSGLLKVETMDSGVRQEPWRPTAVYHYIQDRYIKPDFVVDISEEWEQKMESVLAYKTQFYQPGTSGPETAISTREFLDFLKGRAIEFGRPAGFKYGEGFTVERTPGLVDLTYLK, from the coding sequence ATGAAATTAGACATACTTGCTTTTGGAGCGCATCCTGATGATGTTGAATTAAGTGCATCCGGGACCTTGATAAATCATATAAAAAAGGGCTATAAGTGTGGCATTGTAGACCTTACAAATGGTGAACTTGGAACAAGGGGAACGGCAGAGACCAGAAAGTCAGAAGCGGAAGCGGCTTCAAAGATCATGGGATTGCATATCAGGGAAAATCTGAATATGTCTGATGGGTATTTTTTAAACGATAAAACTCATAAACTTGAAATCGTAAGAATGATTCGTAAGTACCGGCCGCAGATTGTTTTGGGCAATGCTATCAATGACAGACATCCTGATCATGGACGTGGATCGGACCTCCTTACAGATTCGGTTTTTTTGTCAGGCTTGTTAAAAGTGGAGACAATGGATTCAGGTGTCCGACAAGAACCATGGCGTCCGACTGCTGTATATCATTACATCCAGGACCGATACATTAAACCGGATTTTGTAGTGGATATTTCGGAGGAGTGGGAACAGAAAATGGAATCGGTCTTAGCATATAAAACACAATTTTATCAGCCGGGTACATCAGGACCCGAAACTGCGATTTCTACAAGAGAGTTTTTAGATTTTTTAAAAGGCCGTGCTATAGAATTTGGCCGGCCGGCCGGTTTTAAATATGGTGAAGGGTTTACTGTGGAAAGAACACCGGGGTTAGTGGATCTTACATATCTAAAATAA